From one Trifolium pratense cultivar HEN17-A07 linkage group LG1, ARS_RC_1.1, whole genome shotgun sequence genomic stretch:
- the LOC123914961 gene encoding pleiotropic drug resistance protein 1-like isoform X1, with protein sequence MENSDTKTWKNHCINVFSKSEREDDEEALKCVAMKRILTNACYRKSVETEEEGKDVEKKALLERLVKIAEEDNEKFLLKLKERMDRVGLELPTIEIRFKDINVEAQVYVGSRALPSLLNFFVNVIEGCLNNLQIIPSPKKQLHILQNVSGIIKPKRMTLLLGPPGSGKTTLLLALAGRLGKDLKNSGRVTYNGEGLEEFVPQRTSAYVSQYDNHIGEMTVRETLDFSARCQGVGQNYEMLTELLKREKESQVEPDPDIYAYMKEAATEGQQNSVVIDYILKILGLEVCADIMVGDQMIRGISGGEKKRLTTGEMLVGPIKVLFMDEISNGLDSSTTFQIINSIKQSIHILNGTALVSLLQPAPETYDLFDDIILLTDGQIVYQGPRENVLEFFESIGFKCPERKGVADFLQEVTSRKDQWQYWARKDEPYNFVTVKDFARAFELFHVGQQLGEEMADPFNKSKFHSNALITKKYGINKKELLRACVSRELLLMRRNSFIYIFKATQVSNIIFYVSKSFRVMDRWCNFVIIILVFLSLLFIIKKFFFHPYQLTYLATLTTMLFLRPTMHHSTFEDAETYMGALFFTVTVAMFNGISELNMTIMKLPIFYKQRDLLFYPSWAYSLPPWILKIPVTLIEVAIWECISYYGIGYDRDTGRFFKQYLVILCINQMASALFRFMAALGRDIVVANTFGTFSLLAVTVLGGFVISRDDVSKWFLWGYWSSPLMYGQNAIAVNEFLGHSWRNVTSTTSNETLGVYILKSRGFFPQAYWYWIGVGALIGYVFLFNFFFALALHCLSPFRKDQAGLSQEKLLERNASTAEEFIQSQTQKSSSDTKMDEAVVENKASSTGKKGMVLPFQPLSLTFDDIRYFVDMPQAMKSQGVCEDRLELLKGVSGAFRPGVLTALMGVSGAGKTTLMDVLAGRKTSGYIEGSITISGYPKNQETFARISGYCEQSDIHSPNVTVYESLLYSAWLRLSPEVDRKTRKMFIEEVMELVELNSLRDALVGLPGENGLSTEQRKRLTIAVELVANPSIIFMDEPTSGLDARAAAIVMRTVRNTVDTGRTVVCTIHQPSIDIFDAFDELLLLKSGGEQIFAGPIGDYCSDLIQYFEAIEGVSKIKEGYNPATWMLEVTSAAKEENFKVNFTDVYKNSEIHRRNKQLIQELSVCSQGSEDLYFDAQYSQTFVAQCIACLWKQNLSYWRNTSYTAVRLLFTIMTGVLFGLIFWNVGSKRRKEQDLFNAMGSMYAAVTFIGVVNGASVQPIVAIERTVFYRERAAGMYSALPYALAQVIIELPHILVQALVYGIIVYVMMGFERTISKLMWNLFFTYFSFLYYTYYGMMTMAITPNPQVAGILSTSFYAIWCLFSGFIIPLSRIPIWWKWYYWICPVAWTLNGLVTSQYGDIMEPLENDKSVKEFVKSYFGFEQENLGMAAIFVAGFSVLFALIFTFGIKAFNFQKR encoded by the exons ATGGAGAATAGTGACACTAAAACAtggaagaaccattgcatcaatGTTTTCTCAAAATCTGAACGTGAAGATGATGAGGAAGCTCTTAAGTGTGTTGCAATGAAGAGAATCCTTACAAATGCATGCTATAGGAAAAGTGTAGAGACtgaagaagaaggaaaagatgTTGAAAAAAAGGCTTTGTTAGAAAGACTTGTGAAAATAGCAGAAGAAGATAATGAAAAGTTCTTGTTGAAACTCAAGGAAAGAATGGACAG AGTGGGACTTGAGCTTCCAACAATTGAAATAAGATTTAAGGATATAAATGTTGAAGCACAAGTTTATGTTGGAAGTAGAGCATTGCCTTCATTACTTAACTTCTTTGTGAATGTCATTGAG GGTTGTTTAAATAATCTTCAAATAATTCCAAGTCCAAAGAAACAGTTACATATACTTCAGAATGTTAGTGGAATCATAAAGCCTAAAAG GATGACATTGCTTTTAGGGCCACCTGGTTCTGGAAAGACCACTTTGCTTTTGGCATTGGCTGGAAGACTTGGCAAAGATTTGAAG AATTCTGGGAGAGTAACATACAATGGAGAAGGACTAGAAGAGTTTGTGCCACAAAGAACATCAGCTTATGTAAGTCAATATGATAATCACATTGGAGAAATGACTGTTAGAGAAACACTAGATTTTTCAGCCAGATGTCAAGGGGTTGGACAAAATTACG AAATGTTGACTGAACTattgaaaagagagaaagaatcaCAGGTTGAACCAGATCCTGATATTTATGCTTATATGAAG GAAGCAGCAACAGAAGGTCAGCAGAACAGTGTAGTCATTGACTATATTCTTAAG ATTTTGGGACTTGAAGTTTGTGCTGACATAATGGTAGGAGACCAAATGATAAGAGGTATCTCAGGAGGGGAGAAAAAGCGACTCACTACAG GTGAGATGCTGGTTGGACCTATAAAGGTGTTATTCATGGATGAGATATCAAATGGTTTGGACAGTTCAACAACTTTTCAGATAATCAACTCAATCAAGCAGTCCATACATATTCTAAATGGAACTGCACTTGTTTCTCTGCTACAACCAGCACCAGAAACTTATGACCTATTTGATGATATTATACTTCTCACAGATGGACAAATTGTGTATCAAGGACCAAGAGAAAATGTACTTGAGTTTTTTGAATCAATCGGTTTCAAGTGTCCGGAAAGAAAAGGCGTCGCCGACTTCTTACAAGAA GTGACATCAAGAAAAGACCAATGGCAATATTGGGCGCGTAAAGATGAACCTTATAACTTTGTCACTGTCAAGGATTTTGCTCGAGCCTTCGAATTATTTCACGTCGGTCAACAACTTGGAGAAGAGATGGCCGATCCGTTTAATAAGTCGAAATTTCATTCaaatgccttgatcacaaagaaATATGGTATTAACAAGAAAGAGTTGTTAAGGGCTTGTGTTAGCAGAGAATTGTTGCTTATGAGGCGGAATTCGTTTATCTACATATTCAAAGCCACACAAGTGAGTAACATTATATTCTATGTCTCAAAATCTTTTCGAGTAATGGACCGCTGGTGCAATTTTGTCATAATTATCTTGGTATTCTTATCTCTACTTTTTATTATTAAGAAATTCTTCTTTCATCCTTATCAGCTTACATATTTAGCAACCTTGACAACAATGTTATTTCTACGACCAACGATGCATCATTCGACCTTCGAGGATGCAGAAACATACATGGGAGCACTATTCTTCACAGTGACAGTAGCAATGTTCAATGGAATATCAGAGCTAAATATGACAATCATGAAACTTCCTATCTTTTACAAACAAAGAGATCTTCTTTTCTATCCTTCATGGGCTTATTCTCTTCCACCATGGATCCTCAAAATACCAGTAACTCTCATAGAAGTTGCCATTTGGGAATGCATATCTTACTACGGCATTGGCTACGATCGAGATACTGGAAGGTTTTTTAAACAGTACTTGGTAATCTTATGTATTAATCAGATGGCGTCTGCGCTATTTCGGTTTATGGCAGCATTAGGAAGGGATATTGTAGTTGCAAACACATTTGGAACATTTTCATTACTTGCAGTTACTGTTTTGGGAGGATTTGTTATTTCAAGAG ATGATGTGAGCAAATGGTTTCTGTGGGGTTATTGGTCGTCGCCTTTGATGTATGGACAAAATGCTATAGCTGTGAATGAATTTCTTGGACATAGTTGGAGAAAC GTTACTAGTACTACTTCCAATGAAACATTGGGAGTATATATACTGAAATCTCGCGGATTTTTTCCACAAGCTTATTGGTATTGGATTGGAGTTGGAGCTTTGATTGGTTAtgtttttctatttaattttttcttcgcCTTGGCGTTGCACTGTCTAAGTC CATTCAGAAAGGATCAAGCAGGCTTATCCCAAGAGAAATTGCTAGAGCGAAATGCTTCCACGGCTGAAGAGTTCATACAATCACAAACACAAAAGAGCTCTTCTG ATACAAAGATGGACGAAGCAGTTGTCGAAAACAAAGCTAGCAGTACTGGAAAAAAAGGGATGGTTCTTCCTTTTCAACCTCTATCCCTCACTTTTGATGATATCAGATATTTTGTTGACATGCCACAG GCAATGAAAAGTCAAGGAGTTTGCGAGGATCGGCTCGAACTTTTGAAGGGTGTTAGTGGTGCTTTTAGACCAGGAGTACTAACAGCTCTTATGGGTGTAAGTGGTGCTGGAAAGACTACTCTAATGGATGTTTTAGCCGGAAGAAAAACTAGTGGATATATTGAAGGAAGCATCACAATATCTGGTTATCCAAAGAATCAAGAAACATTTGCTCGCATATCGGGATATTGTGAACAATCCGATATCCACTCACCTAATGTTACAGTTTATGAATCTTTGCTATATTCTGCATGGCTTCGTTTATCGCCTGAAGTTGATCGTAAAACTAGAAAG ATGTTCATTGAAGAAGTTATGGAGCTTGTAGAGCTTAACTCATTAAGAGATGCTCTTGTTGGATTGCCAGGAGAGAATGGACTTTCAACCGAGCAACGCAAAAGGCTTACAATTGCAGTTGAACTTGTAGCAAATCCATCGATAATATTCATGGATGAGCCAACTTCTGGCCTTGATGCTAGAGCAGCTGCAATCGTAATGAGAACAGTAAGGAACACCGTGGACACAGGACGTACCGTGGTTTGCACCATCCATCAGCCAAGTATAGATATATTTGATGCCTTCGATGAG CTTCTACTTCTGAAATCGGGAGGTGAGCAGATATTTGCCGGTCCAATAGGCGACTACTGTTCCGATCTGATCCAGTACTTTGAG GCTATTGAAGGAGTTTCTAAGATCAAAGAGGGTTATAATCCTGCAACATGGATGTTGGAAGTTACATCAGCAGCAAAAGAGGAAAATTTTAAGGTCAACTTCACTGATGTGTACAAAAACTCAGAAATACACCG GAGAAATAAACAATTGATCCAGGAGCTTAGTGTTTGTTCTCAAGGTTCCGAGGATCTATACTTTGATGCTCAGTATTCACAAACTTTTGTAGCACAATGTATAGCTTGTCTATGGAAACAAAATTTATCATATTGGCGGAATACGTCATACACAGCAGTTAGACTCCTATTTACTATCATGACAGGTGTATTGTTTGGCCTGATTTTTTGGAATGTTGGCTCGAAAAG GAGAAAGGAGCAAGATCTATTCAATGCAATGGGATCAATGTATGCCGCTGTTACCTTCATAGGAGTTGTAAATGGTGCCTCGGTGCAACCAATAGTAGCAATTGAGAGAACAGTTTTTTATCGAGAAAGAGCTGCAGGAATGTATTCAGCTTTGCCATATGCTCTTGCACAG GTTATTATAGAGCTTCCTCATATCTTGGTTCAAGCTCTTGTATATGGTATCATAGTATATGTGATGATGGGATTTGAGAGGACAATATCAAAACTTATGTGGAATCTCTTCTTCACATACTTTAGTTTCTTATACTATACCTACTATGGTATGATGACAATGGCCATAACTCCAAATCCACAAGTTGCTGGCATATTGTCTACCTCATTCTATGCAATTTGGTGCCTTTTCTCAGGCTTCATCATTCCCTTATCT AGAATACCAATATGGTGGAAGTGGTACTATTGGATATGTCCTGTTGCATGGACGTTGAATGGATTGGTGACTTCCCAATATGGAGACATCATGGAACCACTTGAGAATGATAAAAGTGTTAAAGAATTTGTGAAGAGTTATTTTGGATTTGAACAGGAAAATCTAGGAATGGCTGCAATTTTTGTGGCTGGTTTCTCAGTGTTGTTTGCACTTATCTTCACCTTTGGCATCAAAGCATTCAATTTCCAAAAAAGATGA
- the LOC123914961 gene encoding pleiotropic drug resistance protein 1-like isoform X2 → MENSDTKTWKNHCINVFSKSEREDDEEALKCVAMKRILTNACYRKSVETEEEGKDVEKKALLERLVKIAEEDNEKFLLKLKERMDRVGLELPTIEIRFKDINVEAQVYVGSRALPSLLNFFVNVIEGCLNNLQIIPSPKKQLHILQNVSGIIKPKRMTLLLGPPGSGKTTLLLALAGRLGKDLKNSGRVTYNGEGLEEFVPQRTSAYVSQYDNHIGEMTVRETLDFSARCQGVGQNYEMLTELLKREKESQVEPDPDIYAYMKEAATEGQQNSVVIDYILKILGLEVCADIMVGDQMIRGISGGEKKRLTTGEMLVGPIKVLFMDEISNGLDSSTTFQIINSIKQSIHILNGTALVSLLQPAPETYDLFDDIILLTDGQIVYQGPRENVLEFFESIGFKCPERKGVADFLQEVTSRKDQWQYWARKDEPYNFVTVKDFARAFELFHVGQQLGEEMADPFNKSKFHSNALITKKYGINKKELLRACVSRELLLMRRNSFIYIFKATQLTYLATLTTMLFLRPTMHHSTFEDAETYMGALFFTVTVAMFNGISELNMTIMKLPIFYKQRDLLFYPSWAYSLPPWILKIPVTLIEVAIWECISYYGIGYDRDTGRFFKQYLVILCINQMASALFRFMAALGRDIVVANTFGTFSLLAVTVLGGFVISRDDVSKWFLWGYWSSPLMYGQNAIAVNEFLGHSWRNVTSTTSNETLGVYILKSRGFFPQAYWYWIGVGALIGYVFLFNFFFALALHCLSPFRKDQAGLSQEKLLERNASTAEEFIQSQTQKSSSDTKMDEAVVENKASSTGKKGMVLPFQPLSLTFDDIRYFVDMPQAMKSQGVCEDRLELLKGVSGAFRPGVLTALMGVSGAGKTTLMDVLAGRKTSGYIEGSITISGYPKNQETFARISGYCEQSDIHSPNVTVYESLLYSAWLRLSPEVDRKTRKMFIEEVMELVELNSLRDALVGLPGENGLSTEQRKRLTIAVELVANPSIIFMDEPTSGLDARAAAIVMRTVRNTVDTGRTVVCTIHQPSIDIFDAFDELLLLKSGGEQIFAGPIGDYCSDLIQYFEAIEGVSKIKEGYNPATWMLEVTSAAKEENFKVNFTDVYKNSEIHRRNKQLIQELSVCSQGSEDLYFDAQYSQTFVAQCIACLWKQNLSYWRNTSYTAVRLLFTIMTGVLFGLIFWNVGSKRRKEQDLFNAMGSMYAAVTFIGVVNGASVQPIVAIERTVFYRERAAGMYSALPYALAQVIIELPHILVQALVYGIIVYVMMGFERTISKLMWNLFFTYFSFLYYTYYGMMTMAITPNPQVAGILSTSFYAIWCLFSGFIIPLSRIPIWWKWYYWICPVAWTLNGLVTSQYGDIMEPLENDKSVKEFVKSYFGFEQENLGMAAIFVAGFSVLFALIFTFGIKAFNFQKR, encoded by the exons ATGGAGAATAGTGACACTAAAACAtggaagaaccattgcatcaatGTTTTCTCAAAATCTGAACGTGAAGATGATGAGGAAGCTCTTAAGTGTGTTGCAATGAAGAGAATCCTTACAAATGCATGCTATAGGAAAAGTGTAGAGACtgaagaagaaggaaaagatgTTGAAAAAAAGGCTTTGTTAGAAAGACTTGTGAAAATAGCAGAAGAAGATAATGAAAAGTTCTTGTTGAAACTCAAGGAAAGAATGGACAG AGTGGGACTTGAGCTTCCAACAATTGAAATAAGATTTAAGGATATAAATGTTGAAGCACAAGTTTATGTTGGAAGTAGAGCATTGCCTTCATTACTTAACTTCTTTGTGAATGTCATTGAG GGTTGTTTAAATAATCTTCAAATAATTCCAAGTCCAAAGAAACAGTTACATATACTTCAGAATGTTAGTGGAATCATAAAGCCTAAAAG GATGACATTGCTTTTAGGGCCACCTGGTTCTGGAAAGACCACTTTGCTTTTGGCATTGGCTGGAAGACTTGGCAAAGATTTGAAG AATTCTGGGAGAGTAACATACAATGGAGAAGGACTAGAAGAGTTTGTGCCACAAAGAACATCAGCTTATGTAAGTCAATATGATAATCACATTGGAGAAATGACTGTTAGAGAAACACTAGATTTTTCAGCCAGATGTCAAGGGGTTGGACAAAATTACG AAATGTTGACTGAACTattgaaaagagagaaagaatcaCAGGTTGAACCAGATCCTGATATTTATGCTTATATGAAG GAAGCAGCAACAGAAGGTCAGCAGAACAGTGTAGTCATTGACTATATTCTTAAG ATTTTGGGACTTGAAGTTTGTGCTGACATAATGGTAGGAGACCAAATGATAAGAGGTATCTCAGGAGGGGAGAAAAAGCGACTCACTACAG GTGAGATGCTGGTTGGACCTATAAAGGTGTTATTCATGGATGAGATATCAAATGGTTTGGACAGTTCAACAACTTTTCAGATAATCAACTCAATCAAGCAGTCCATACATATTCTAAATGGAACTGCACTTGTTTCTCTGCTACAACCAGCACCAGAAACTTATGACCTATTTGATGATATTATACTTCTCACAGATGGACAAATTGTGTATCAAGGACCAAGAGAAAATGTACTTGAGTTTTTTGAATCAATCGGTTTCAAGTGTCCGGAAAGAAAAGGCGTCGCCGACTTCTTACAAGAA GTGACATCAAGAAAAGACCAATGGCAATATTGGGCGCGTAAAGATGAACCTTATAACTTTGTCACTGTCAAGGATTTTGCTCGAGCCTTCGAATTATTTCACGTCGGTCAACAACTTGGAGAAGAGATGGCCGATCCGTTTAATAAGTCGAAATTTCATTCaaatgccttgatcacaaagaaATATGGTATTAACAAGAAAGAGTTGTTAAGGGCTTGTGTTAGCAGAGAATTGTTGCTTATGAGGCGGAATTCGTTTATCTACATATTCAAAGCCACACAA CTTACATATTTAGCAACCTTGACAACAATGTTATTTCTACGACCAACGATGCATCATTCGACCTTCGAGGATGCAGAAACATACATGGGAGCACTATTCTTCACAGTGACAGTAGCAATGTTCAATGGAATATCAGAGCTAAATATGACAATCATGAAACTTCCTATCTTTTACAAACAAAGAGATCTTCTTTTCTATCCTTCATGGGCTTATTCTCTTCCACCATGGATCCTCAAAATACCAGTAACTCTCATAGAAGTTGCCATTTGGGAATGCATATCTTACTACGGCATTGGCTACGATCGAGATACTGGAAGGTTTTTTAAACAGTACTTGGTAATCTTATGTATTAATCAGATGGCGTCTGCGCTATTTCGGTTTATGGCAGCATTAGGAAGGGATATTGTAGTTGCAAACACATTTGGAACATTTTCATTACTTGCAGTTACTGTTTTGGGAGGATTTGTTATTTCAAGAG ATGATGTGAGCAAATGGTTTCTGTGGGGTTATTGGTCGTCGCCTTTGATGTATGGACAAAATGCTATAGCTGTGAATGAATTTCTTGGACATAGTTGGAGAAAC GTTACTAGTACTACTTCCAATGAAACATTGGGAGTATATATACTGAAATCTCGCGGATTTTTTCCACAAGCTTATTGGTATTGGATTGGAGTTGGAGCTTTGATTGGTTAtgtttttctatttaattttttcttcgcCTTGGCGTTGCACTGTCTAAGTC CATTCAGAAAGGATCAAGCAGGCTTATCCCAAGAGAAATTGCTAGAGCGAAATGCTTCCACGGCTGAAGAGTTCATACAATCACAAACACAAAAGAGCTCTTCTG ATACAAAGATGGACGAAGCAGTTGTCGAAAACAAAGCTAGCAGTACTGGAAAAAAAGGGATGGTTCTTCCTTTTCAACCTCTATCCCTCACTTTTGATGATATCAGATATTTTGTTGACATGCCACAG GCAATGAAAAGTCAAGGAGTTTGCGAGGATCGGCTCGAACTTTTGAAGGGTGTTAGTGGTGCTTTTAGACCAGGAGTACTAACAGCTCTTATGGGTGTAAGTGGTGCTGGAAAGACTACTCTAATGGATGTTTTAGCCGGAAGAAAAACTAGTGGATATATTGAAGGAAGCATCACAATATCTGGTTATCCAAAGAATCAAGAAACATTTGCTCGCATATCGGGATATTGTGAACAATCCGATATCCACTCACCTAATGTTACAGTTTATGAATCTTTGCTATATTCTGCATGGCTTCGTTTATCGCCTGAAGTTGATCGTAAAACTAGAAAG ATGTTCATTGAAGAAGTTATGGAGCTTGTAGAGCTTAACTCATTAAGAGATGCTCTTGTTGGATTGCCAGGAGAGAATGGACTTTCAACCGAGCAACGCAAAAGGCTTACAATTGCAGTTGAACTTGTAGCAAATCCATCGATAATATTCATGGATGAGCCAACTTCTGGCCTTGATGCTAGAGCAGCTGCAATCGTAATGAGAACAGTAAGGAACACCGTGGACACAGGACGTACCGTGGTTTGCACCATCCATCAGCCAAGTATAGATATATTTGATGCCTTCGATGAG CTTCTACTTCTGAAATCGGGAGGTGAGCAGATATTTGCCGGTCCAATAGGCGACTACTGTTCCGATCTGATCCAGTACTTTGAG GCTATTGAAGGAGTTTCTAAGATCAAAGAGGGTTATAATCCTGCAACATGGATGTTGGAAGTTACATCAGCAGCAAAAGAGGAAAATTTTAAGGTCAACTTCACTGATGTGTACAAAAACTCAGAAATACACCG GAGAAATAAACAATTGATCCAGGAGCTTAGTGTTTGTTCTCAAGGTTCCGAGGATCTATACTTTGATGCTCAGTATTCACAAACTTTTGTAGCACAATGTATAGCTTGTCTATGGAAACAAAATTTATCATATTGGCGGAATACGTCATACACAGCAGTTAGACTCCTATTTACTATCATGACAGGTGTATTGTTTGGCCTGATTTTTTGGAATGTTGGCTCGAAAAG GAGAAAGGAGCAAGATCTATTCAATGCAATGGGATCAATGTATGCCGCTGTTACCTTCATAGGAGTTGTAAATGGTGCCTCGGTGCAACCAATAGTAGCAATTGAGAGAACAGTTTTTTATCGAGAAAGAGCTGCAGGAATGTATTCAGCTTTGCCATATGCTCTTGCACAG GTTATTATAGAGCTTCCTCATATCTTGGTTCAAGCTCTTGTATATGGTATCATAGTATATGTGATGATGGGATTTGAGAGGACAATATCAAAACTTATGTGGAATCTCTTCTTCACATACTTTAGTTTCTTATACTATACCTACTATGGTATGATGACAATGGCCATAACTCCAAATCCACAAGTTGCTGGCATATTGTCTACCTCATTCTATGCAATTTGGTGCCTTTTCTCAGGCTTCATCATTCCCTTATCT AGAATACCAATATGGTGGAAGTGGTACTATTGGATATGTCCTGTTGCATGGACGTTGAATGGATTGGTGACTTCCCAATATGGAGACATCATGGAACCACTTGAGAATGATAAAAGTGTTAAAGAATTTGTGAAGAGTTATTTTGGATTTGAACAGGAAAATCTAGGAATGGCTGCAATTTTTGTGGCTGGTTTCTCAGTGTTGTTTGCACTTATCTTCACCTTTGGCATCAAAGCATTCAATTTCCAAAAAAGATGA
- the LOC123914982 gene encoding uncharacterized protein LOC123914982 — protein MGASASHMTDIHNQTDSRLELRKCTDFDREGLTSSVIVVQPHTIEPINSRRFFTNWSYTSTPRFIKFYCNEVMFYTVSPGNFSANRAFIVEMIVEMNGQNITFATPIPRTPTIRRSIVTMPESIPDRTEEPLLSGGSGLRFPCLC, from the exons ATGGGTGCTTCAGCGTCACATATGACAGATATTCATAACCAAACCGATTCTCGATTGGAGCTCCGTAAGTGTACTGACTTTGATAGAGAAGGATTAACGAGTTCGGTTATTGTTGTTCAACCTCATACAATCGAACCTATCAATTCCAGAAGGTTTTTCACTAATTGGAGCTATACATCAACACCCAGGTTCATCAAATTTTATTGCAATGAAGTTATGTTTTATACTGTAAGCCCAGGAAACTTCAGTGCCAACAGAGCATTCATTGTCGAAATGATTGTCGAAATGAATGGTCAGAACATAACATTCGCCACCCCGATTCCACGAACTCCAACTATCAG GCGTTCCATAGTGACTATGCCTGAGAGTATTCCAGACAGGACAGAGGAACCTCTTCTCAGTGGCGGA